The proteins below come from a single Aegilops tauschii subsp. strangulata cultivar AL8/78 chromosome 6, Aet v6.0, whole genome shotgun sequence genomic window:
- the LOC109781233 gene encoding uncharacterized protein, which yields MDGIDAELARAQDERRKLEEALAAGAPMAVSSVTFDKDLYGGGGSGSDRFAGYDTSIPASEDDAPEDDSAEPSATNPAVRRLASYTGHAVAAADIPRSEDDDGMPAKRSQRIIDREDDYRRRRLDRIISPQRHDAFASGEATPDPSVRTYADAMRESKVQQEKEHVLREIAKKKKEEEEKAKEKKAAPQPQPAATKRRNRWDQSQDGDAAAGAKKSKTSDWDAPDATPGIGRWDATPGRVGDATPSVRRNRWDETPTPGRMADADATPAAGGITPGATPSGAWDATPKLPGGLVTPTPKKQRSRWDETPASMGSATPGGTAATPAGFNTPGQTPFGAENLATPTPGHLAARGPMTPEQYQLLRWERDIEERNRPLTDEELDSMFPQEGYKILEPPASYQPIRTPARKLLATPTPLGTPMYAIPEENRGQHFDVPKDLGPGLPLMKPEDYQYFGTLLNEDEEEQLTPEEQKERKIMKLLLKVKNGTPPQRKTALRQLTDKAREFGAGPLFNKILPLLMQPTLEDQERHLLVKVIDRVLYKLDELVRPFVHKILVVIEPLLIDEDYYARVEGREIISNLSKAAGLATMIAAMRPDIDNIDEYVRNTTARAFSVVASALGIPALLPFLKAVCQSKKSWQARHTGIKIVQQIAILMGCAVLPHLKNLVEIIEHGLSDENQKVRTITALSLAALAEAAAPYGIESFDSVLKPLWKGIRSHRGKVLAAFLKAIGFIIPLMDALYASYYTKEVMQVLIREFQSPDEEMKKIVLKVVKQCVSTEGVEADYIRSDILPDFFKHFWVRRMALDRRNYKQLVETTVEMANKVGVTGIVGKIVEDLKDESEPYRRMVMETIEKVVANLGASDIDPRLEELLIDGILYAFQEQTSDDANVMLNGFGAVVNALGQRVKPYLPQICGTIKWRLNNKSAKVRQQAADLISRIAIVMKQCQEEQLMGHLGVVLYEYLGEEYPEVLGSILGALKAIVNVIGMTKMTPPIKDLLPRLTPILKNRHEKVQENCIDLVGRIADRGAEFVPAREWMRICFELLEMLKAHKKGIRRATVNTFGYIAKAIGPQDVLATLLNNLKVQERQNRVCTTVAIAIVAETCSPFTVLPALMNEYRVPELNVQNGVLKSLSFLFEYIGEMGKDYIYAVTPLLEDALMDRDLVHRQTAASAVKHMALGVAGLGCEDALVHLLNYIWPNIFETSPHVINAVMEAIEGMRVALGAAVVLNYCLQGLFHPARKVREVYWKIYNSLYIGAQDALVASYPALGDDGDNIFSRPELAMFV from the coding sequence ATGGACGGGATCGACGCGGAGCTCGCGCGCGCGCAGGACGAGCGCCGCAAGTTGGAGGAGGCCCTGGCGGCCGGCGCGCCCATGGCCGTCTCCTCCGTCACCTTCGACAAGGACCTCTACGGCGGGGGCGGCTCCGGCTCCGACCGCTTCGCCGGCTACGACACCTCCATCCCGGCCTCCGAGGACGACGCGCCCGAGGACGACAGCGCCGAGCCCTCCGCCACCAACCCCGCGGTGCGCCGCCTCGCGTCCTACACGGgccacgccgtcgccgccgccgacatcccccGCTCCGAGGACGACGACGGGATGCCCGCCAAGCGGTCCCAGCGCATCATCGACCGCGAGGACGactaccgccgccgccgcctcgaccGCATCATCTCGCCCCAGCGCCACGACGCCTTCGCGTCCGGGGAGGCCACCCCGGACCCCTCCGTCCGGACCTACGCCGACGCCATGCGCGAGAGCAAGGTGCAGCAGGAGAAGGAGCACGTGCTGCGGGAAATCgctaagaagaagaaggaggaggaggagaaggccaAGGAGAAGAAGGCTGCGCCTCAGCCGCAGCCAGCCGCGACCAAACGGCGCAATAGGTGGGATCAGTCGCAGGACGGCGATGCTGCTGCTGGGGCCAAGAAGTCCAAGACCTCAGACTGGGATGCCCCTGATGCAACTCCGGGGATTGGCCGCTGGGACGCCACCCCTGGACGCGTTGGAGATGCGACGCCCTCTGTGAGGAGGAATAGGTGGGATGAGACTCCAACTCCAGGGAGGATGGCTGACGCAGATGCAACTCCTGCAGCCGGTGGCATTACTCCAGGAGCCACCCCTTCTGGGGCATGGGATGCTACTCCTAAGCTGCCTGGTGGGCTTGTCACACCAACTCCCAAGAAGCAGAGGTCGAGGTGGGACGAGACACCAGCGAGTATGGGGAGTGCAACACCTGGTGGTACAGCAGCGACACCTGCAGGGTTCAACACTCCTGGGCAAACACCATTCGGAGCAGAGAACCTTGCCACGCCAACACCTGGTCACCTTGCTGCTCGTGGCCCGATGACTCCGGAGCAGTACCAGCTCTTGCGGTGGGAGCGGGACATTGAGGAGCGGAACAGGCCTCTCACTGATGAGGAGCTTGACTCCATGTTCCCGCAGGAGGGATACAAGATTCTTGAGCCTCCAGCTTCATACCAGCCCATACGTACCCCAGCAAGGAAGCTGCTTGCTACGCCAACACCTCTGGGCACACCGATGTATGCTATTCCAGAGGAGAACCGTGGACAGCATTTTGATGTGCCCAAGGACTTGGGTCCTGGTTTGCCACTCATGAAGCCAGAGGATTACCAGTACTTTGGGACGTTGTTGAATGAGGACGAGGAGGAGCAGCTAACGCCAGAGGAGCAGAAGGAAAGAAAAATCATGAAGCTCTTGCTCAAGGTAAAGAATGGCACGCCCCCACAGCGGAAGACGGCACTCAGGCAGCTCACGGACAAAGCACGTGAATTTGGTGCTGGGCCACTGTTCAACAAAATCCTGCCACTGCTCATGCAGCCAACTCTTGAGGACCAGGAGCGGCATCTCCTGGTGAAGGTCATTGATAGGGTGCTGTATAAGCTGGATGAGCTGGTCCGTCCATTTGTGCACAAGATTCTTGTTGTTATCGAGCCACTTTTGATTGATGAAGATTACTATGCTCGTGTTGAGGGCAGGGAAATTATCTCAAATCTCAGCAAAGCTGCTGGTCTTGCTACTATGATTGCTGCCATGAGACCAGATATTGATAACATTGACGAGTATGTGAGGAATACTACTGCTAGGGCATTCAGTGTGGTGGCTTCTGCTTTGGGTATCCCGGCCCTCCTCCCATTTTTAAAGGCTGTTTGTCAGAGTAAGAAGTCCTGGCAAGCTCGGCACACTGGTATCAAGATTGTTCAGCAGATTGCTATTCTCATGGGCTGCGCTGTTCTGCCTCACCTTAAGAACCTAGTTGAGATCATTGAGCATGGTCTAAGCGATGAGAACCAGAAAGTGCGGACAATCACTGCCCTATCTCTTGCTGCACTTGCTGAAGCTGCTGCGCCCTACGGTATAGAAAGTTTTGATAGTGTCTTGAAACCTCTCTGGAAGGGTATCAGATCTCACCGTGGAAAGGTCCTTGCTGCCTTCTTGAAGGCTATTGGTTTCATCATCCCTCTTATGGATGCTCTGTATGCCAGTTACTACACGAAGGAGGTGATGCAAGTCCTGATTAGAGAGTTCCAGTCCCCAGATGAAGAGATGAAGAAGATTGTCCTGAAGGTTGTTAAGCAGTGTGTCAGTACAGAGGGTGTGGAGGCTGATTATATCCGGAGTGACATCCTTCCAGACTTCTTCAAACACTTCTGGGTTAGGAGAATGGCCCTAGATCGTAGGAACTATAAGCAACTTGTGGAAACAACAGTAGAGATGGCAAACAAGGTGGGAGTGACTGGTATCGTTGGGAAGATTGTTGAGGATCTGAAAGATGAAAGTGAGCCTTACAGGAGAATGGTGATGGAAACAATTGAGAAGGTGGTGGCCAACTTGGGTGCCTCGGATATTGATCCTCGTCTGGAGGAGCTGCTTATTGATGGCATCTTGTATGCTTTCCAAGAGCAGACAAGTGATGATGCAAATGTCATGCTTAATGGTTTTGGAGCTGTTGTGAATGCGCTCGGCCAGAGGGTCAAGCCTTACCTTCCTCAGATATGTGGTACCATTAAGTGGCGGTTGAACAACAAGAGTGCGAAAGTTAGGCAGCAAGCTGCTGATCTGATCTCAAGGATAGCTATTGTTATGAAGCAGTGCCAGGAGGAGCAGCTTATGGGTCACCTGGGTGTTGTGCTATATGAGTACTTGGGAGAGGAGTATCCTGAGGTGCTGGGTTCAATTCTTGGAGCATTGAAAGCTATCGTGAATGTTATTGGTATGACTAAGATGACGCCTCCGATCAAGGATCTCCTTCCTCGTCTGACTCCCATCTTGAAGAATAGGCACGAGAAGGTCCAAGAGAACTGCATTGATCTAGTTGGTaggattgctgatcgtggagcaGAATTTGTTCCAGCTAGGGAGTGGATGAGGATTTGTTTTGAGTTGCTGGAAATGTTGAAGGCTCACAAGAAGGGTATCAGAAGAGCCACTGTGAACACATTTGGTTATATTGCCAAGGCAATTGGGCCACAGGACGTGTTGGCCACTCTGTTGAATAACTTGAAGGTGCAGGAGCGACAGAACCGTGTCTGCACCACTGTAGCAATTGCTATTGTTGCTGAAACTTGCTCGCCTTTCACCGTTTTGCCCGCCCTCATGAATGAGTACCGAGTTCCGGAGCTAAATGTTCAGAATGGTGTTTTGAAGTCTCTCTCTTTCCTCTTTGAGTATATTGGTGAGATGGGCAAAGATTACATATATGCTGTTACTCCCTTGCTCGAAGATGCCCTAATGGACAGGGACCTGGTTCACAGGCAGACTGCTGCATCTGCTGTTAAGCATATGGCTCTGGGAGTTGCTGGCTTGGGTTGTGAGGATGCTCTTGTCCATTTGCTTAACTATATCTGGCCCAACATATTCGAGACATCTCCCCATGTTATAAATGCCGTCATGGAGGCTATTGAGGGGATGCGAGTTGCTCTAGGTGCAGCTGTGGTTCTGAATTATTGCCTCCAAGGCCTTTTCCATCCAGCAAGGAAAGTACGTGAAGTATATTGGAAGATCTATAACTCGCTGTATATTGGTGCACAAGATGCACTTGTTGCTTCTTATCCCGCACTAGGCGATGATGGAGACAATATCTTCAGCCGTCCAGAGCTAGCCATGTTTGTGTGA